One genomic window of Phalacrocorax aristotelis chromosome 23, bGulAri2.1, whole genome shotgun sequence includes the following:
- the LOC142067906 gene encoding feather keratin Cos1-1/Cos1-3/Cos2-1-like, translating to MKGRYKSQRKSPLSHPLLLPPSPWEQPRDMSCYSQCLPCRPCGPTPLANSCNEPCVRQCQNSTVVIEPPAVVVTLPGPILSSFPQSTVVGSSTSAAVGSILSCDGVPISSGGFDLSCITSRYCGRRCPPC from the exons ATGAAGGGCAGGTATAAAAGCCAGCGCAAGTCCCCGCTCTCTCATCCACTTCTcttgcctccttctccttgggaACAG CCCAgagacatgtcctgctacagccagtgcctgccatgccggccctgcggcccgaccccgctggccaacagctgcaatgagccctgtgtcaggcagtgccagaactCCACTGTCGTCATCGAGCCCCCGGctgtggtggtgaccctgcccggccccatcctcagctccttcccacagagcaccgtGGTGGGCTCGTCCACCtccgctgctgttggcagcatcctgagctgtgatggagtgcccatctcctccgggggcttTGACCTCTCCTGCATTACCAGCCGCTACTGTGGCAGAAGGTGCCCTCCCTGCTAA